TGCTCCCAAAGAGTACGGCAATTTACCCCCAAGCAATCCATTAGATTCCAAAAGTAGCCATTCTAGTTTGCTGTTGAAACATTGCGACAATCCATCTACAAACTCAGTTATCTCCCCACTTATACCATTGTACGCCAGAGCAAATGTTTGCAGGTTGCAAAGTTTGCCAAATGAGAATGGTATCTTACCAGTAACGCTGTTTTTAGATAAATCCAAACTGCTCAAGTTGGTTAGATGTCCCAGACCTACTGGTAACTGGccttcaataaaattatatgaaagATCAAGCTCTTGCAAAGAAACCAAATTAGCAAATACATTAGGAATGGCACCTCGAAGGGAATTGATTCCAATATTAAGTGTTGAGAGGCCAGTCAAATTTGACAACCATATAGGTATTGAGGTGTTAAACATGTTGCGAGAGATATCAAGGACTGTAAGAAATGTGAAGTTGATGGAGGAAATAGACTGAGGAAGAGTAACAAGTCTACAACCACTTAGGTCTAACTCCAACAAAGAAGGAAGCATATTAACTGCCTGTAGCCAATCTGGTTTAACTTCCCCAATATTTACAAAGCTCATATCAAGGTACTTCAGAGTAGGGAGACCAACAAGCCACTCTAGACTTTTGACTTCCAATCTTCTAACGGGAGGGTACTCTGAGAAGGGGAATGACTTGGAAGTAAGGGAAAGATATTGCAACTTTGATAGATTCCCAAGATGGGGAGGAATAACACCGGTGAatagtgagaaagagagattaagataattcaaattttcaagggAACCCATGAAATTTGGAATATTGATGCCTTCAAAATTGTTCTGGCTTAGGTCCAGATAACTCAGATACTTTAAATTGAGTAGAGAAGGACTTAGCTTACCCCCCAAGCACGACATGTTGTACTTTTGCATGTTCTCGTAACTATGTTTGTAACTATGTTTGCTAATCTGAAATCGGTTTCTGAGGTCAAGCTCGACGACATGTGATGTAGTGTTGTCACATCCAACACCTATCCAGCTACAGCAATCTTCCCCAACCCAAGAAGAGAGGCGACCTGCTGGATCTGTGAGACCTTCTTTGAAGCTAAGAGGAGCATTCTTCTCCATCTGTGAGCATTTGAAAGTGAGGTTGCTGCTACATGAAGTGGGTATAATAGCTCCTAGGAAGGCAGGTCCCAGCACACACAAGAAAAGAACCCGGCTGAGGAGATGAGAAATGGAGAT
This portion of the Castanea sativa cultivar Marrone di Chiusa Pesio chromosome 7, ASM4071231v1 genome encodes:
- the LOC142643940 gene encoding receptor-like protein EIX2, with protein sequence MEKNAPLSFKEGLTDPAGRLSSWVGEDCCSWIGVGCDNTTSHVVELDLRNRFQISKHSYKHSYENMQKYNMSCLGGKLSPSLLNLKYLSYLDLSQNNFEGINIPNFMGSLENLNYLNLSFSLFTGVIPPHLGNLSKLQYLSLTSKSFPFSEYPPVRRLEVKSLEWLVGLPTLKYLDMSFVNIGEVKPDWLQAVNMLPSLLELDLSGCRLVTLPQSISSINFTFLTVLDISRNMFNTSIPIWLSNLTGLSTLNIGINSLRGAIPNVFANLVSLQELDLSYNFIEGQLPVGLGHLTNLSSLDLSKNSVTGKIPFSFGKLCNLQTFALAYNGISGEITEFVDGLSQCFNSKLEWLLLESNGLLGGKLPYSLGALKTLKTLRLVYNSFWGSIPDSIGNMSSLQELSLSENMFNGTISKSVGKLSMLTVLALSDNHWKGVLTEAHFQNLTRLSCLYLSVASATWSLVLDVKRDWVPPFNLSVAQFDSMLIGPNFPAWIQTQTKLLFLRLRNVGISDTIPQGFWNSFSRIGDISLSRNKIRGQVPHFQSYHLLRYLDLSFNNFDGQVPLFPSKMMEFVFLRENMFSGTMPENIGEILPLVSYLDLSSNFINGTIPPSIGMLKTLQILDL